In Paludisphaera rhizosphaerae, one DNA window encodes the following:
- a CDS encoding S8 family peptidase produces MVWNLTGKNSRDARLKHRPAVEQLDVRRLLSTGLGGALSEQAAVRRAAIVERLKAAGSSTPQNGVHQFTAARGAAFARAAARRAAVADATQAPTGTVATGAATAFDPIIGSAQTRSTYGVDGTGLTVAVIDTGVNYNDADLGGGFGSSNKVVAGYDFGDGDADPIATTSQHGTAVAGLIAGSDANHLGVAPGADIVALKVTNSTNTADTNNIANALQWVIDHHSQYNISVVNISLSNGANYARNWFAQDGGVGQRMTQLIAQLKSLNIPVVAATGNSFNGQQGEGFTAVLDNVISVTATDSSDNLLSDAQRLGSALGGSTATNIAAPGSGLQALIDGSNYSTVEGTSFAAPLVSGSIVLLQSIYKSRFGTLPTVDQIKGWLEQGAKSIHDSVTGIDLGRLNVLNSASLIPGSSPSTPVVTTPPSTSTGSTNVTVTPPAQQVLVPPTTTVDYTPVTSTTTTPSTPTPTDSTSTPPTTTTTTPSTPSTTSTDSTTSNTDSQTEPTPTTLSVPVFLNGTAVDAGSLDKAASTTKLARADVSQLLQAMSKWANSSSGSKSVRAWNAASSS; encoded by the coding sequence ATGGTCTGGAACCTGACTGGCAAGAACAGCCGAGACGCTCGACTCAAGCACCGGCCCGCGGTCGAGCAACTCGACGTCCGACGCCTGCTCTCGACGGGGCTCGGAGGAGCCCTCTCCGAACAGGCCGCCGTCAGGCGAGCCGCGATCGTTGAGCGGCTGAAAGCCGCGGGCTCGTCGACGCCGCAGAACGGCGTCCACCAGTTCACGGCCGCGAGGGGCGCCGCATTCGCCCGAGCGGCGGCGCGGCGGGCTGCGGTCGCCGATGCGACCCAGGCCCCGACAGGGACTGTCGCGACCGGCGCCGCCACGGCCTTCGACCCGATCATCGGCTCGGCCCAGACGCGGTCGACCTACGGCGTCGACGGCACGGGACTGACGGTGGCCGTGATCGACACCGGCGTCAACTACAACGACGCCGACCTCGGCGGCGGCTTCGGGTCCAGCAACAAGGTAGTCGCCGGCTATGACTTCGGCGACGGCGACGCCGACCCGATCGCGACGACCTCGCAGCACGGCACGGCCGTCGCCGGCCTGATCGCGGGGAGCGATGCGAACCACCTGGGCGTCGCCCCGGGGGCGGACATCGTCGCCCTGAAGGTGACCAACAGCACGAACACGGCCGACACCAACAACATCGCCAACGCCCTGCAGTGGGTGATCGACCACCACAGCCAGTACAACATCAGCGTGGTGAACATCTCCCTCTCCAATGGTGCGAACTACGCCCGCAACTGGTTCGCCCAGGACGGCGGCGTCGGCCAGCGGATGACTCAGCTCATCGCCCAGCTCAAGTCGTTGAACATCCCGGTCGTCGCCGCGACGGGCAACAGCTTCAACGGCCAGCAGGGCGAAGGGTTCACCGCGGTGCTGGACAACGTCATCAGCGTCACGGCGACGGACTCCTCCGACAACCTCCTCTCCGACGCCCAGCGACTGGGCTCCGCGCTCGGCGGCTCCACGGCGACGAACATCGCCGCCCCCGGGTCGGGTCTCCAGGCTCTGATCGACGGGTCGAACTACTCGACCGTCGAGGGGACGAGCTTCGCCGCTCCGCTGGTCTCCGGCTCGATCGTCCTCCTCCAGTCGATCTACAAGTCCCGATTCGGCACGCTGCCGACGGTCGACCAGATCAAGGGCTGGCTCGAACAGGGCGCCAAGTCGATCCACGACAGCGTCACGGGAATCGATCTCGGCCGTCTCAACGTTCTGAATTCGGCCTCGCTCATCCCAGGCTCCTCGCCCTCGACGCCCGTCGTCACCACGCCGCCGAGCACCTCCACGGGGAGCACGAACGTCACGGTGACACCACCGGCCCAGCAGGTGCTCGTCCCACCGACGACCACCGTGGACTACACGCCGGTCACCTCGACGACGACGACCCCGTCGACCCCGACGCCGACCGATTCCACCTCCACTCCCCCGACGACCACAACGACCACGCCCAGCACGCCCTCGACGACTTCGACGGACTCCACGACCTCCAACACGGACAGCCAGACCGAGCCGACGCCGACCACGCTGTCGGTCCCGGTCTTCCTCAACGGCACGGCGGTCGACGCGGGCTCACTGGACAAGGCGGCCTCGACGACGAAGCTGGCTCGGGCCGACGTCAGCCAACTCCTTCAGGCCATGAGCAAGTGGGCCAACTCTTCGAGCGGCTCGAAGTCGGTCCGGGCCTGGAACGCGGCCTCGTCGAGCTGA
- a CDS encoding PEP-CTERM sorting domain-containing protein yields MKTLFTRVLIASSLIAGGSIFSAPSQAALVTVDPDSYSNHTNISSSFSGLTLSTVGGSNTNVYAVASGLSTTGSNVFGTYSTSAGYGVNWGGSSNDGLKAVFAVATDYVQIDIIGNSSGNSDRGQLTAYDSSNNVIATVTTNNLGSGDYQTLSITQGTASIAYIIATGTNNRAISLDNLKYTVGSVPEPSAIVMLGCGAVAIFGVSRRRRPRG; encoded by the coding sequence ATGAAGACGCTGTTCACGCGCGTTCTGATCGCTTCCTCGCTGATTGCGGGCGGTTCGATTTTCTCGGCGCCGTCGCAGGCAGCCCTGGTCACCGTCGACCCAGACTCCTATTCCAATCACACCAACATCAGCAGTTCGTTTTCCGGACTGACGCTGTCGACCGTCGGCGGTTCCAACACCAACGTCTACGCGGTGGCCAGCGGTCTGTCCACGACCGGCTCAAATGTGTTCGGCACGTACAGCACGTCGGCCGGCTACGGAGTTAATTGGGGCGGCAGCTCGAACGACGGGCTGAAGGCGGTCTTCGCTGTCGCGACCGACTACGTCCAGATCGACATCATTGGCAACAGCAGCGGCAACAGCGACCGCGGCCAGTTGACGGCCTACGACTCCTCGAACAACGTGATCGCCACCGTGACCACCAACAACCTCGGGAGCGGCGATTATCAGACGTTGTCGATAACCCAGGGGACCGCAAGCATCGCCTACATCATCGCAACCGGAACGAACAACCGGGCGATCTCCCTGGACAACCTCAAGTACACCGTTGGCTCGGTCCCCGAACCGAGCGCCATCGTGATGTTGGGCTGCGGAGCCGTGGCGATCTTCGGCGTATCCCGTCGCCGGAGGCCGCGAGGCTGA
- a CDS encoding SGNH/GDSL hydrolase family protein — MRRRILGIIGIVATTLATAPSLEGSGQDDRATVRPAEIRKILFLGNSITRHPPRPEIDWHDDWGMAATSADKDYVHLVAAEVGRRTGKPPEILVKNIADFERGYSDYDVDAKLKDAFAFDADLFVLAIGENVPEFKTDADADRFEASVAKILAGVRARRQPIILVRGCFWPSEARDARLRKASEAAGARFIEISSLGRDPSNAARSERSFKHEGVASHPGDRGMKAIAEAILAALDQTR; from the coding sequence GTGAGACGCCGCATTCTCGGCATCATCGGAATCGTTGCGACAACCCTGGCAACGGCGCCTTCCCTTGAAGGCTCGGGACAGGACGATCGGGCGACGGTGCGGCCGGCGGAGATCCGCAAGATCCTCTTCCTCGGCAACAGCATCACCAGGCACCCGCCCAGGCCGGAGATCGACTGGCACGACGATTGGGGGATGGCGGCGACCTCGGCGGACAAGGACTACGTTCATCTCGTCGCGGCGGAGGTCGGCCGACGGACGGGAAAGCCGCCCGAGATCCTCGTCAAGAACATCGCCGACTTCGAGCGGGGATATTCCGATTATGATGTGGACGCGAAACTGAAGGACGCCTTCGCGTTCGATGCCGACCTCTTTGTGCTAGCGATCGGCGAGAACGTCCCTGAGTTCAAAACCGACGCAGACGCAGACCGCTTCGAGGCGAGCGTTGCGAAAATCCTGGCCGGCGTGCGGGCCAGACGTCAGCCGATCATCCTCGTTCGCGGCTGCTTCTGGCCCAGCGAGGCCCGGGACGCCCGACTCCGCAAGGCGAGCGAAGCGGCCGGCGCCCGGTTCATAGAGATCTCCTCCCTGGGACGCGACCCCTCAAACGCCGCCCGTTCGGAACGCTCCTTCAAACACGAGGGAGTCGCCTCCCATCCCGGCGACCGAGGCATGAAGGCGATCGCCGAAGCGATCCTCGCCGCGCTCGACCAGACCCGCTGA
- a CDS encoding ribose-phosphate diphosphokinase, whose translation MSLICTSEERVDPYGELKVFAGSASGSLAKAIAERLGSGLAEAETHTFSEGCVFVRVLENVRGRDVYIIQGSEYPVNDNFMELLFWIDAFKRASATQVTAVIPFFSYAKGDKKDEPRVSIRARVCADCIEAAGADRVLTMDLHSPQIQGFFRIPVDHLYAMPVLVDYFRRKEIPDLVVASPDVGFGKQAYKFAEMIHAPVVFGNKVRRGHDEKAEMLDIVGEVKDRNVLIVDDFTISGGTLIEMAVACKERGAKDIYACVSHGVFSKGSAAKLEKSPIKELVMTDTIGYRFEPLASCCKVVSVAGLFADAIMSIHRRESVSRLFNY comes from the coding sequence ATGTCGCTGATCTGCACGTCGGAAGAGCGGGTCGACCCTTACGGCGAATTGAAAGTCTTCGCCGGCAGCGCCAGCGGATCGCTGGCGAAGGCCATCGCCGAGCGTCTCGGCTCCGGGTTGGCGGAAGCCGAAACCCACACGTTCAGCGAGGGTTGCGTCTTCGTCCGCGTTCTGGAAAACGTCCGCGGACGCGACGTGTACATCATTCAGGGGTCGGAATACCCGGTCAACGACAACTTCATGGAGTTGCTCTTCTGGATCGACGCCTTCAAGCGGGCGAGTGCGACCCAGGTGACGGCCGTCATCCCGTTCTTCTCGTACGCCAAGGGGGACAAGAAGGACGAGCCCCGCGTCTCCATCCGCGCCCGTGTTTGCGCAGACTGCATCGAGGCCGCCGGGGCCGACCGCGTCCTGACGATGGACCTGCACAGCCCGCAGATCCAGGGCTTCTTCCGCATCCCCGTCGACCACCTCTACGCCATGCCCGTCCTGGTGGACTACTTCCGCCGCAAGGAGATCCCCGATCTGGTGGTCGCCTCGCCGGACGTCGGTTTCGGCAAGCAGGCGTACAAGTTCGCCGAGATGATCCACGCGCCGGTGGTCTTCGGCAACAAGGTCCGTCGCGGGCACGACGAGAAGGCGGAGATGCTGGACATCGTCGGTGAGGTCAAGGACCGCAACGTCCTGATCGTAGACGACTTCACCATCTCCGGCGGCACCCTGATCGAGATGGCCGTCGCCTGCAAGGAGCGGGGGGCCAAGGACATCTACGCCTGCGTCTCGCACGGGGTCTTCTCGAAGGGCTCGGCGGCCAAGCTGGAGAAGTCGCCGATCAAGGAACTGGTGATGACCGACACGATCGGCTACCGCTTCGAGCCGCTCGCCTCCTGCTGCAAGGTCGTCAGCGTCGCCGGCCTCTTCGCAGACGCCATCATGTCGATCCACCGCCGCGAGAGCGTGAGCCGGCTGTTCAACTATTGA
- a CDS encoding alpha/beta hydrolase, whose protein sequence is MIRVLPILLLTTTTAWAADLKDDARKFLELCQTAKYDEAYARFGPKMAAALPKEKLAEVWTNIGGQLGPIESMAEPQEDRIGASRRVKILCRFKPMTLEALISYDPDGKIEGFFLNTPTPPAAPKAEPPYVDRAKYTEEDVVVGADGWPLPGTLARPKGLELPALVVLVQGSGPHDRDETIGPNAPFRDLAHGLASRGVAVLRYDKRTRTHKSRYADPKAGAAVVVQDEVVDDALASVAKARTWKGIAPNRIFVLGHSLGATTAPMIAEQDGRLAGVILLAASTRPSADVVREQSDYVRKVDPVRAKGLDALDAKLDEHLTALKAGTLGDDDKVLGGAVRYWKSMDATRPAQRLAEQPNLPALILQGGRDYQVTEADLEAFRRVLPNRPNVTIKLYPDLNHTFMKGEGKATPSEYDKPGFVDVRVVEDIAAWVGSVPSH, encoded by the coding sequence ATGATTCGGGTGTTGCCGATCCTGCTGCTGACGACGACGACGGCCTGGGCGGCCGATCTAAAAGACGACGCCCGCAAGTTCCTGGAGCTCTGCCAGACCGCGAAGTACGACGAAGCGTATGCGAGGTTCGGCCCGAAGATGGCCGCCGCCCTACCCAAGGAGAAGCTTGCTGAGGTCTGGACGAACATCGGTGGGCAGCTTGGGCCGATCGAGTCCATGGCCGAACCGCAGGAGGACCGCATCGGAGCCTCGCGACGTGTGAAGATCCTCTGCCGGTTCAAGCCCATGACCCTTGAAGCCCTCATCAGCTATGACCCCGACGGAAAGATCGAGGGCTTCTTTCTCAACACCCCCACTCCGCCGGCCGCGCCGAAGGCTGAGCCCCCTTACGTCGATCGGGCGAAGTACACCGAGGAGGACGTCGTCGTCGGGGCTGACGGTTGGCCCTTGCCGGGGACGCTCGCGCGGCCGAAGGGGTTGGAGCTTCCGGCGCTGGTCGTTCTGGTACAGGGGTCGGGGCCGCACGACCGCGACGAGACCATCGGCCCCAACGCCCCGTTCCGCGATCTCGCCCACGGCCTGGCCAGCCGGGGCGTCGCCGTTCTCCGTTACGACAAGCGGACGCGGACTCACAAGAGCCGCTACGCCGACCCCAAGGCCGGGGCCGCGGTCGTCGTGCAGGACGAGGTCGTCGACGACGCCCTCGCCTCAGTCGCCAAGGCTCGGACCTGGAAAGGGATCGCCCCGAACAGGATCTTCGTCCTGGGCCACAGCCTGGGCGCAACCACCGCGCCGATGATCGCCGAACAGGACGGTCGCCTTGCCGGCGTGATCCTCCTCGCCGCCTCGACCCGCCCTTCGGCCGACGTCGTCCGCGAACAGTCCGACTACGTACGGAAGGTCGACCCTGTCCGCGCGAAGGGGCTCGACGCGCTCGACGCCAAGCTCGACGAGCACCTGACCGCTCTCAAGGCTGGCACGCTGGGCGATGACGACAAGGTCCTGGGCGGTGCGGTCCGCTACTGGAAGTCGATGGACGCGACCCGCCCCGCCCAGAGGCTCGCCGAGCAACCGAACTTGCCGGCGCTGATTCTCCAGGGAGGCCGCGACTATCAGGTCACCGAGGCGGATCTCGAAGCCTTCCGTCGCGTCCTTCCCAATCGGCCCAACGTCACGATCAAGCTTTACCCGGACCTCAACCACACCTTCATGAAGGGCGAAGGAAAGGCGACGCCCTCCGAGTACGACAAGCCGGGGTTCGTGGACGTCCGGGTCGTTGAGGACATCGCGGCGTGGGTCGGGTCGGTCCCCTCCCATTGA
- a CDS encoding SDR family oxidoreductase, protein MSRKPETALVTGAGSGIGRGVAQTLAKMGLRVALVGRDPGKLETTKGLLGVADDRVMVAPCDVTDAEAVMAMAKEVESTFGTIDVLVCNAGTNVRNRALNVLTPEDWDLMIRTNLTGPFNLLRAILPGMRERKDGLVVQICSISGVRASTLGGAGYSASKFGQAALGITLGREVREEGIRSTVIYPGEVNTPILDARPVKVSDERKAAILQPEDVAAAVKFLVELHPRARVPELVITPTVDDFF, encoded by the coding sequence ATGAGTCGGAAGCCGGAGACCGCGCTCGTCACGGGCGCGGGGAGCGGGATCGGTCGGGGCGTCGCCCAGACGTTGGCGAAGATGGGTTTGCGGGTGGCGTTGGTGGGGCGGGACCCGGGCAAGCTGGAGACGACGAAGGGGTTGCTCGGCGTCGCCGACGATCGGGTCATGGTCGCCCCTTGCGACGTGACCGACGCCGAGGCCGTCATGGCGATGGCGAAGGAGGTCGAGTCGACGTTCGGGACGATCGACGTCCTCGTCTGCAACGCAGGGACGAACGTTCGCAACCGCGCGTTGAACGTCCTGACGCCCGAAGACTGGGACCTGATGATCCGGACCAATCTGACCGGTCCGTTCAACCTCTTGCGCGCGATTCTCCCCGGCATGCGGGAGCGGAAGGACGGGCTCGTCGTCCAGATCTGCTCGATCTCCGGCGTGCGGGCGAGCACCCTGGGGGGAGCGGGGTATTCGGCGTCGAAGTTCGGCCAGGCGGCATTAGGGATCACCCTGGGCCGCGAGGTGCGCGAGGAAGGGATTCGATCGACGGTGATCTATCCGGGCGAGGTCAATACGCCCATCCTCGACGCTCGTCCCGTGAAGGTTTCGGATGAGCGCAAGGCGGCGATCCTCCAGCCCGAGGACGTCGCGGCGGCGGTGAAGTTCCTGGTGGAGCTTCACCCCCGCGCCCGCGTCCCCGAGCTGGTCATCACGCCGACGGTCGACGACTTTTTCTGA
- the kdsB gene encoding 3-deoxy-manno-octulosonate cytidylyltransferase, whose product MENVAVIPARFASTRLPGKPLLSDTGKPLIQHVVEAAKRARSLQRVIVATDDDRIADAVRSFGGEVVMTRADHPTGTDRVAEVAATIPTAGIIVNVQGDEPEIDGASIDRLITLLNEDLDAPMATLATPIRDEAVYRDPSCVKVVASSRGRALYFSRSPIPCHRDGSPDFSDPQTPAALLHLGIYAYRRDFLLSVGTLPRSPLESAEKLEQLRVLEAGLPIALGVVDEPSIGIDTPEDYRRFVDRWRAAHSA is encoded by the coding sequence ATGGAAAATGTCGCGGTGATTCCGGCGCGGTTCGCTTCCACCCGACTGCCCGGCAAACCCCTTCTATCCGACACCGGGAAGCCCCTCATCCAGCACGTGGTGGAAGCCGCGAAACGCGCGCGATCGCTGCAACGCGTCATCGTCGCCACCGACGACGATCGCATCGCCGACGCGGTACGCAGCTTCGGCGGCGAAGTCGTCATGACCCGCGCCGACCACCCGACGGGCACCGACCGCGTGGCCGAAGTCGCCGCGACGATCCCCACCGCCGGGATCATCGTCAACGTCCAGGGGGACGAGCCCGAAATCGACGGAGCTTCAATCGATCGTTTGATCACCCTCTTGAACGAAGACCTCGATGCGCCGATGGCCACGCTCGCGACGCCGATCCGCGATGAGGCCGTCTACCGCGATCCTTCGTGCGTGAAGGTCGTGGCCTCCTCTCGCGGCCGCGCTCTGTATTTCTCGCGCAGTCCCATCCCCTGCCACCGCGACGGCTCGCCTGACTTCTCCGACCCCCAAACCCCCGCCGCTCTCCTGCATCTGGGAATCTACGCCTACCGCCGCGACTTCCTGCTGTCGGTCGGCACCCTCCCCCGCTCGCCTTTGGAGTCTGCTGAGAAGCTCGAACAACTCCGAGTCCTGGAAGCCGGGCTCCCCATCGCTCTGGGAGTCGTCGACGAGCCGTCCATCGGCATCGACACCCCGGAAGACTACCGGCGGTTCGTCGACCGCTGGCGAGCAGCACACTCGGCCTGA
- a CDS encoding ABC transporter ATP-binding protein has translation MQAEAYLRVKKLLGAGRSPMTARLLGACEALLVLALLIVAGLFAALMASRGEISIAKPVTESLPSWTLSRQVGDYDDYIVYGDSGLFPLIGANLNSSNPIHRLGARLLEGFTRVLPPLRNNLGALTTLLAVGLILILLLALVAKARRAVVATTVADLAANLRNQIHRQMYRLGQSSLPTEGVGPVVNIWTREVNDVRDALVADFDVVPGMIVLGVGLALLALSTSPTLTLFLASLALLVYLISRVMNRDARTNYDAALRDSSVQLCLLHEDLGLLRTVRTYGVEDYDRKRFDEHLERYRDADVRRMLAQGKVSTGAALLYGAAIATGLGLLGYNILVKDRISIATMIILVATLAGLAVPILQWIRMRQTIRHANRSAGEIFEFLARSPELHQNVGAEFLPPLRRSIVLDDVTLESRSGRLLLDKVSLEIPAVGRTAIVGVDEDSKLALACLIPRLIDPQGGKVLIDGRDLRDMTLESVRAQSATVLQADLVFTDTIMANIGLGDSRNTLQRVIEAAKTAHAHFFIQELPHGYDTVVGPLGHYLRPDEQLRIALARAYLHDPSILIVEELPSQIDDEVKLLLDDTLARLSVNRTVITIPHRLSTIRSADNIILLHNGRVEAFGTPSKLQAESKLFRHILYTEFNEYATGEIEAGRVSA, from the coding sequence ATGCAAGCGGAAGCCTACCTTCGTGTTAAGAAACTCCTGGGAGCCGGCCGGTCGCCGATGACCGCCCGGCTCCTCGGCGCCTGCGAGGCTTTGCTGGTCCTCGCATTATTGATCGTGGCCGGCCTGTTCGCCGCCTTGATGGCGTCGCGGGGCGAGATCAGCATCGCCAAACCAGTCACCGAGTCGCTCCCCTCGTGGACGCTCAGCCGACAGGTCGGCGACTATGACGATTACATCGTCTACGGCGATTCCGGCCTGTTCCCGCTCATCGGAGCCAACCTGAACAGCAGCAACCCCATCCATCGGCTTGGGGCGCGGCTCCTCGAAGGCTTCACAAGAGTACTCCCGCCTCTGCGGAACAACCTCGGCGCACTGACGACGCTGCTGGCCGTCGGCCTGATCCTGATTCTCCTGCTGGCGCTGGTGGCGAAGGCCCGACGAGCCGTCGTCGCCACGACCGTGGCCGATCTGGCTGCGAACCTGAGGAACCAGATCCATCGCCAGATGTATCGACTCGGCCAGTCCTCTCTGCCCACCGAGGGCGTCGGCCCGGTCGTCAACATCTGGACTCGCGAGGTCAACGACGTCCGCGATGCGCTCGTCGCCGATTTCGACGTCGTCCCCGGGATGATCGTTCTGGGTGTAGGTCTGGCTCTGCTGGCGCTCTCGACCTCACCGACGCTCACGCTCTTCCTGGCGTCGCTCGCGCTGCTCGTCTATCTGATCTCTCGCGTCATGAACCGCGACGCCCGGACGAATTACGACGCGGCCCTGCGAGACTCCTCGGTGCAGCTCTGTTTGCTGCATGAGGATCTCGGGCTGCTGCGGACCGTCCGGACCTACGGCGTCGAGGATTACGACCGCAAGCGGTTCGACGAGCACCTGGAACGGTATCGAGACGCGGACGTGCGACGGATGCTCGCCCAGGGGAAGGTCTCCACGGGGGCCGCCCTGCTCTACGGAGCGGCGATCGCCACGGGGTTGGGACTGCTGGGTTACAACATCCTGGTGAAGGACCGGATCTCGATCGCCACCATGATCATCCTGGTTGCGACGCTCGCCGGCCTGGCCGTCCCGATCCTGCAATGGATTCGGATGCGGCAGACGATCCGCCACGCCAATCGTTCGGCCGGCGAGATCTTCGAGTTTCTGGCCCGCTCCCCGGAACTCCACCAGAACGTGGGCGCCGAGTTTTTGCCGCCGCTGCGACGCTCGATCGTCCTCGACGACGTCACCCTGGAGAGTCGTTCGGGACGGCTCTTGCTGGACAAGGTCTCGCTGGAGATCCCCGCCGTCGGTCGGACGGCGATCGTGGGCGTGGACGAGGACTCGAAGCTCGCCCTGGCCTGCTTGATCCCGCGTCTGATCGACCCTCAGGGGGGCAAGGTTCTGATCGACGGCCGCGACCTCCGCGACATGACGTTGGAATCGGTCCGCGCCCAGTCGGCGACCGTCCTGCAGGCCGATCTGGTCTTCACCGACACGATCATGGCGAACATCGGTCTGGGAGACTCGAGGAACACGCTTCAGCGCGTGATCGAGGCCGCCAAGACTGCCCACGCCCACTTCTTCATCCAGGAGCTGCCGCACGGTTACGATACCGTCGTCGGTCCGCTGGGCCATTACCTCCGGCCCGACGAGCAGCTCCGGATCGCTCTGGCCCGCGCGTACCTCCACGATCCGTCGATCCTGATCGTGGAGGAACTTCCCTCGCAGATCGACGACGAGGTGAAGCTGCTGCTCGACGACACGCTGGCTCGGCTCTCGGTCAACCGGACGGTCATCACGATCCCGCACCGGCTGTCGACCATTCGCTCCGCGGACAACATCATCCTGCTGCACAACGGTCGGGTGGAGGCGTTCGGTACTCCGTCGAAGCTGCAGGCCGAGAGCAAGCTCTTCCGCCACATCCTCTACACCGAGTTCAACGAGTACGCCACCGGCGAGATCGAAGCGGGTCGGGTCTCTGCCTGA
- a CDS encoding thioredoxin-like domain-containing protein yields the protein MAILSQLTLATALLASPAAAQEAAKPSLDGAIGWINSGPIDLASLKGKVVLLDFWTYCCINCHHILPDLEKLEKKYKNELVVIGVHSGKFDAERNTENIRRKVAEYRIKHPVANDAEMVIWERFNIRSWPSRVLIAPDGNVVVVRNELGEPTIAIGGEGNYEFFDHAIGELADKARKAGTLNEKPITFATEESQYSDKALLFPGKILADAKSSRLFISDTGHNRIVVADLDGKNPVVIGDGGAGLVDGDFTKARFNRQQGMCLEGDVLYVADTENHAIRAVDLKAKTVSTVVGDGKQADRDPRETFVGPGKKSRISSPWDVIQLPGSRRIYIAMAGTHQIYAYDPDSGDVRTFAGSGYENIQDGLPAAARFAQPSGLATDGENLYVADSEVSGVRVISGIPEGKAKVGRVVGEGLFKFGDRDGKGPAEVRLQHCLGLAYSDGVLYIADTYNNKIKACDPKTATVTTFLGDVKSGDSDDPPRFHELGGLSAAGGKLYVADTNNHKIKVVDLASRKVHSLEISGLKPPTP from the coding sequence ATGGCGATCTTGAGTCAACTCACCCTGGCGACGGCCCTGCTCGCCTCCCCGGCCGCGGCCCAGGAGGCGGCGAAGCCCAGCCTCGACGGCGCGATCGGTTGGATCAACTCCGGGCCTATCGACCTGGCCTCGCTCAAGGGGAAGGTGGTCCTGCTCGACTTCTGGACCTACTGCTGCATCAACTGCCACCACATCCTCCCCGATCTTGAAAAGCTGGAGAAGAAGTACAAGAACGAGCTGGTCGTCATCGGCGTCCACTCGGGCAAGTTCGACGCCGAGCGGAACACCGAGAACATCCGTCGGAAGGTGGCTGAGTACCGGATCAAGCACCCCGTCGCCAACGACGCTGAGATGGTGATCTGGGAACGGTTCAACATCCGCAGTTGGCCCAGCCGAGTCCTGATCGCCCCCGACGGCAACGTCGTGGTCGTCCGGAACGAGCTCGGGGAGCCGACGATCGCGATCGGCGGCGAGGGGAACTATGAGTTCTTCGACCACGCCATCGGCGAACTGGCCGACAAGGCCCGCAAGGCTGGGACGCTGAACGAGAAGCCGATCACCTTCGCCACCGAGGAGAGCCAGTACTCCGACAAGGCCCTGCTCTTCCCCGGCAAAATCCTGGCGGATGCGAAGTCCAGCCGCCTGTTCATCTCGGACACTGGCCACAACCGGATCGTCGTCGCCGACCTGGACGGCAAGAACCCCGTCGTGATCGGCGACGGCGGCGCGGGGCTCGTGGACGGCGACTTCACGAAGGCTCGGTTCAATCGTCAGCAGGGGATGTGCCTGGAGGGGGACGTTCTCTATGTGGCCGACACCGAGAACCACGCCATCCGCGCCGTGGACCTGAAGGCGAAGACCGTCTCCACCGTCGTCGGCGACGGCAAGCAGGCCGATCGCGATCCCCGAGAGACTTTCGTGGGGCCTGGCAAGAAGTCTCGGATCTCCAGCCCGTGGGATGTGATCCAGCTTCCCGGCTCGCGTCGGATCTACATCGCGATGGCTGGCACCCACCAGATCTATGCCTACGACCCGGATTCGGGCGACGTCCGGACGTTTGCCGGTTCGGGGTACGAGAACATCCAGGACGGCCTCCCCGCAGCGGCCCGATTCGCCCAGCCCAGCGGTCTAGCCACCGACGGCGAAAACCTCTACGTGGCCGACTCCGAGGTCTCCGGCGTCCGTGTGATCTCCGGCATCCCCGAAGGAAAGGCGAAGGTCGGCCGGGTCGTCGGCGAGGGCCTGTTCAAGTTCGGCGACCGCGACGGCAAGGGGCCGGCTGAGGTCCGACTCCAGCACTGCCTGGGTCTCGCCTATAGCGACGGCGTCCTCTACATCGCCGACACCTACAACAACAAGATCAAGGCCTGCGACCCGAAGACCGCAACCGTCACGACGTTCCTCGGCGACGTGAAGTCCGGCGACTCCGACGATCCGCCTCGCTTCCATGAGCTGGGCGGGCTGAGCGCCGCCGGCGGCAAGCTGTACGTCGCCGACACCAACAACCACAAGATCAAGGTCGTCGACCTCGCCTCCCGCAAGGTTCACTCGCTGGAGATCTCCGGCCTCAAACCGCCGACTCCGTGA